The genomic region GTAGCCGAAAAGCGTCCCCGAGGTCCCGAGACTCATGGTGAGAAAGCCGTCCTCCACGGTTCCGGTCCCGATGGCGGCCATCATGTTGTCGCCGCCCCCCGATGACACGGGGATGCCCGCGGGGATACCAAAGCGCCCCGCCGCTGCTTCCGTCACAAAGCCCGCGGGTTCGTCGGAAGCGATGACCTCCGGCAGAATCCCGTACAATTTCGGATCGATAATCTCGCAAATTTTTTTGGACCAGCGCCGCTTGACGCCGTCAAATATGGCCATGCCCGAAGCGTCGCCGCACTCGGCCTTGTAATTACCGGTGAAGAGCCAATTCAGATAATCGTGGGGCAACATCACGTAGCGCAGTTTCGAGAAGGTTTCGGCTTTGTTTTCTTTCAGCCAGAGGATCTTGGGCGCGGTAAAACCAGGCAGCATGAGATTTTTGACCTCGGCGATAACGGCGGCGTCGCCTCCGGCCTTTTTCGTGATTTCTTCGCACTGGGGGGCCGTCGTCGTATCGTTCCAGAGTTTTACGTTGTAAAGGACTTCTCCCCCTTCGCCCAGGGGCACGAAGCCGTGCTGATGTCCCGAAACGCCCAGGGCGGTGATCGTTTGGCGCTCCGCCTCGGAAAGCGCCGCGAAGCAATTTTCCAAAGCCTTTTCCCACCATTCGGTTTTCTGTTCCCTTGTCCCGTCGTTTTCGGCGATGATGTCGACGGCCTGCTGGGCGCTTGTGACAACTTTCTTTTGTTCCCAATCATAGAGGACGACCTTGATGCTCTGGGTCCCCATATCGATGCCGGCAACGGTTTTCATACGATCACCCCAACCCGGTCTTTCTGCGCGTATAGACGTCATAGAACACGGCCAGGAGCAAAATGGCCGCTTTGACCACATACTGGTAATGGGTGCCGAGGTTCATCAGCGACATGCCGTTGTTGATGGCGCTCATGACGAGACCCCCGACGATGACGCCGACGACGGAGCCGATCCCCCCTGAAGCCGACACGCCGCCGATGTAGCAGGCCGCGATGGCGTCCATTTCAAAGTTGGCGCCGGCCTGGGGCAGGGCCGTATTCATATAGCCCGTGGAAATTACGGCCGCGAGGCCCGTCAGCATACCCATAAAGCAGAAGACGATAAAGGTGATGAGTTCCGAATTGATGCCCGAAAGTTTGGCCGACCTGGCGTTTCCGCCGACAGCGTAGATATATCGGCCAAGGACCGTGTTGTTTAAAATAAAGTAAAACACAAAGACCGTGATCCCCACGACAAGGACAACGACAGGGAGTCCCCGGTATTCGGCGAAGCGCTCGGCCAGGCCCAGCACAAGGACCGAGGTCGCGATGAGTTTCGCGGCAAAGACCGGCGTTGAGCTCACTTCAAAGTCGTTGGCGATCTTTTTCCGTCGGCCCACGATCTCTGAAATCACAAATATGGCGACGAGAATGACCCCGATCACCAGCGAAGCCGGGTAAAGCCTGAGGCTCTCGGTTTCCACAATGGGCTTCAAACCCATGACCTCATCGACGGTCCCCGTGGAAAGATAGGAATAGCCCGTATCCTTCAAGGCGATCGGCGAGACTTTCGTAATGATGTAGGTGAGCCCCCGGAAGAGCATCATGCCCGCCAGCGTCACGATAAACGCGGGAATTTTGGCGTAGGCGATCCAGATGCCCTGAAAGGCCCCGATGCCGACGCCTATGGCCATGGAAGCGATAACCGTCACGGTCAGCCCCACGCCCGTATTGTAGATCATGGCCGAGATGGCCCCGATAAAGGCGCAGACGGAACCCACCGAGAGGTCGATCCCGAGGATAATGATACACTGCACCATGCCCACGGCCAGAATCAGCACATAGCTGTACTGGAAGAAAATATTCGTAAAGTTTCTGGCGTTGAAATTGACCCAGTTGGTCAGCGGCGCGAAAACCAGCATAATAATCGCCAGCATGATAAACATTGAGTAATTTCGTATATTTTTCATGAACATATTTTTAAAATCCGTCGTCCGAATTTCTTTTCCGCTCATATTGCCTCCATTCAGTGGTTTAATCGCGGCGGGCTCAGTCCAGAAGGGCCATCCGCATGATTTTTTCCTGGGTCGCCTCTTCTTTTCCGAGCTCCCCCTTGATTCTCCCCTCGTTCATGACGTAGATCCTGTCGGCCATACCGAGCGCCTCGGGCATTTCCGAGCTCACCATGATGACGCTCTTGCCGGAAGCCGCCATGTCGTTCAAGATATCGTAGATTTCGGTCTTGGCGCCGACGTCAATGCCCCTTGTGGGTTCATCCACAATAAAGATGTCGGGATCGATCATCAAAGACCGGCTCACGACGACTTTCTGCTGATTGCCCCCCGAAAGGTTCTTGGACAGCTGATTGACCGAAGGGGTGCGGATGCTGAGGTCCTTCCGGTATTTTTCCGCGACGTTGATCTCTTTTTGTTTATCGACGACGCCGGCCCGGGAGATTTTTTTCAGGCTGGAATTGGTGATATTCGTCTTGATGTCCTGGATCAGGATGAGTCCGAGGTTCTTTCTGTCTTCGGAAATGTAGCCCAATCCCGCCCCCATGGCCTGGCGGCTCGATTTGAGGTTGACTTTCTTCCCTTTGACGAAGATTTCCCCTTCGCTTTTGCTTCCGTAGGATTTCCCGAAGATGCTCATCATGAGCTCGGTCCGACCGGCCCCCATGGGTCCGCAAAAGGCAAGAATTTCGCCTTTACGCAGGTGGAAGGACACGTTATCCACGACCTTGATCGCGTGAAAATCGGGATGGTACACGGTCCAATTCTTGACTTCGAGGACCGTCTCCCCGGGCTGCGATTTCCGCTCAGGAAAGCGGTGGGTCAGATTTCGCCCGACCATGTCTTTGATGATCATGTCCTCGGTCAGTCCGTCTTTTTTGACGTCGTAGGTGGCAATGGACTTGCCGTCCCTGAGGACCGTCACGGAGTCGGCCACCTTCAGGACTTCGTTCAATTTGTGGGAAATCATGATGATCGTCATGCCGTCCCGTTTGAATTCCTGAATCAGGTTCAGCAGATGTTCGCTCTCGTCGTCGTTGAGCGAAGACGTCGGCTCGTCGAGGATCAAAAGCTCCACTTTCTTCGAAAGAGAACGGGCGATCTCAACCAGTTGCTGCTTTCCCACGCTCATTTTGCTGACGATGGTATCGGGGGATTCCTTTAGCCCCACCCGGTCCAGGTAAATCTTCGATTCCTTCCGGAAAAAATCCCAGTTGATGATGCCGAAAGCTGCCAGGGGATAAGGCCTCTTGCCCTCGGGGCTCATCTGCATATGTCCGAGAAAAATATTTTCATAGATCGAAAGATAGGGCGAGAGGGCCAGTTCCTGATGGACGATGGCCAGCCCTTCCTTTTCGCTGTCTTTGACGCTCTTGTAATTGGTTTCCTTTCCTTTGTAAATGACTTTCCCTTCGTAATCCCCCTTGGGGTAAACCCCGGAGATGACGCTCATGAGGGTCGACTTGCCCGCGCCGTTTTCGCCGCAGAGCGAGTGAATCTCCCCTTGCTTGACCTTGAGGTTGACGTTGTCGAGGGCCCGCACGCCGGGAAAATCCTTGGTCAGGTTTTCGATTTCCAGAATATATCCGCTCATGGTTACCGCCTTTATTTCTGAATTTACGCGCATTTCATAGAAACATTGCCGGACGGGGTCCGGCAATGCGTTATCTTCAAGTCAGAAAAAAATCTTTTCCATAAAGGAAAGCCGCTTATTTCAGTTTCGCAGCTTCTTCGGCCGTATAGAATCCCGCGTCAACCGGCACGTTCACGTTTTCTTTCGTGATGCCGATGGGATCCAGCAGATAGGTGGCCACATAACCGGTTCCGGTGTATCCGATTTCCTTCAGGTCCCCTTCGGCCAATACGGCGCCCGGTATGTTGGGTTTTTCGCCTTTGGCCAGGGCGTCGGCCAGAATAACGGCGGCTTCGGCCAGTTTCGCGGTATCTTTGAAGACCGTCATATACTGTTCGCCATTTTTGATGGAAACGGCGGAGTCAAACTCGGCGTCC from Fusobacteriaceae bacterium harbors:
- the xylB gene encoding xylulokinase; the protein is MKTVAGIDMGTQSIKVVLYDWEQKKVVTSAQQAVDIIAENDGTREQKTEWWEKALENCFAALSEAERQTITALGVSGHQHGFVPLGEGGEVLYNVKLWNDTTTAPQCEEITKKAGGDAAVIAEVKNLMLPGFTAPKILWLKENKAETFSKLRYVMLPHDYLNWLFTGNYKAECGDASGMAIFDGVKRRWSKKICEIIDPKLYGILPEVIASDEPAGFVTEAAAGRFGIPAGIPVSSGGGDNMMAAIGTGTVEDGFLTMSLGTSGTLFGYSDTPLSDPVKGLSGFNSSTGGYLPLLCTMNCTVATEETRELFGLDVRELNELAEKADPGAGGVIFLPFFNGERTPNLPNGRATIAGLTAANCSRENIARAALEAAVYGMKGGLEAFQALGFQAREIRIAGGGSNSPLWRQIAADILGLPVKRPVNPEAAAMGAALQALWCKLKHEGTPVPVAELTKAHIEIREDETNMPDPKRAPRYAEAYESYKRYLAALTPIFR
- a CDS encoding sugar ABC transporter ATP-binding protein produces the protein MSGYILEIENLTKDFPGVRALDNVNLKVKQGEIHSLCGENGAGKSTLMSVISGVYPKGDYEGKVIYKGKETNYKSVKDSEKEGLAIVHQELALSPYLSIYENIFLGHMQMSPEGKRPYPLAAFGIINWDFFRKESKIYLDRVGLKESPDTIVSKMSVGKQQLVEIARSLSKKVELLILDEPTSSLNDDESEHLLNLIQEFKRDGMTIIMISHKLNEVLKVADSVTVLRDGKSIATYDVKKDGLTEDMIIKDMVGRNLTHRFPERKSQPGETVLEVKNWTVYHPDFHAIKVVDNVSFHLRKGEILAFCGPMGAGRTELMMSIFGKSYGSKSEGEIFVKGKKVNLKSSRQAMGAGLGYISEDRKNLGLILIQDIKTNITNSSLKKISRAGVVDKQKEINVAEKYRKDLSIRTPSVNQLSKNLSGGNQQKVVVSRSLMIDPDIFIVDEPTRGIDVGAKTEIYDILNDMAASGKSVIMVSSEMPEALGMADRIYVMNEGRIKGELGKEEATQEKIMRMALLD